A stretch of Coccidioides posadasii str. Silveira chromosome 2, complete sequence DNA encodes these proteins:
- the MET7_1 gene encoding Folylpolyglutamate synthetase (EggNog:ENOG410PHKQ~COG:H~BUSCO:6692at33183) — MGRTYNDAIVALNSLQSNYSIVQKIRKSGGRMNEQAMTEMVEWCQKVGYKPSDFNKLNLIHIAGTKGKGSTCAFISSILSQYAHLQTSQGVESSSEPKISKIGLYTSPHLRFVRERIQINNTPLSEEQFAKYFFEIWDRLEESARKSGMDPTDPAGKPIYFRYLTLMAWHTYLREGVDAAIIECGIGGEYDSTNILDKPIVAGISSLGIDHVELLGDSIEQIAWHKAGIIKPGSIAYTAPQPEAALDVLKRRGEEKGVEVEVASGHPELAPGKVQLGLSGDFQYKNAELAVAISTSFLRARGVADVPSYANGEPLTEPILRGLENTRLAGRCEVRREKNVAWHIDGGHTPESIEATGRWFSSQPYTRNALDGGNGKNQVLIFNQQSRDSSVLARALYSILSAGNCSFTHAVFCTNVTFKEAGYRPDLVSINANATEVEKLSVQNSLAKTWREMSPDTTVEVKGTIEEAVEYARNLASGEGDAMVSVLVTGSLHLVGGLIEVLETKPLPE, encoded by the exons ATGGGGCGCACATATAAT GATGCTATCGTCGCGCTCAATTCGCTTCAGTCGAATTACTCGATTGTCCAGAAGATCCGCAAATCGGGAGGACGGATGAATGAGCAAGCCATGACTGAGATGGTAGAATGGTGTCAAAAGGTTGGATACAAG CCATCGGACTTTAACAAGCTGAATCTAATCCATATCGCGGGGACGAAAGGCAAGGGCTCGACATGCGCTTTCATCTCTTCGATTCTTTCTCAGTACGCCCACCTACAGACTTCCCAGGGCGTCGAGTCGTCCTCCGAGCCGAAAATCAGCAAAATCGGCCTTTACACATCCCCACACCTTCGATTCGTCCGCGAACGGATACAAATTAATAACACACCGCTCTCTGAGGAGCAATTTGCTAAATACTTCTTCGAAATATGGGATCGATTGGAAGAATCTGCGCGAAAAAGTGGCATGGACCCCACCGACCCGGCCGGAAAGCCCATCTACTTCCGGTACCTTACGCTTATGGCATGGCACACGTACCTGAGAGAAGGTGTGGATGCCGCCATTATAGAGTGTGGGATTGGAGGGGAGTATGATAGTACAAATATTTTGGATAAACCTATTGTTGCAGGTATTTCGAGCTTGGGGATTGATCACGTTGAGCTGCTAGGTGATTCAATCGAACAGATCGCCTGGCATAAAGCTGGAATTATTAAGCCCGGATCGATAGCCTATACCGCGCCGCAGCCAGAAGCGGCTTTGGATGTTTTGAAGCggagaggagaagagaagggAGTCGAAGTGGAAGTTGCCTCAGGGCATCCGGAGCTAGCACCTGGAAAAGTTCAATTGGGCTTGTCGGGCGATTTTCAATATAAGAATGCGGAACTGGCGGTGGCCATCTCAACTTCGTTTTTAAGAGCAAGAGGCGTTGCGGATGTGCCATCGTATGCTAACGGGGAGCCTCTAACAGAGCCAATTCTACGAGGCCTGGAAAATACCCGCTTGGCCGGAAGGTGTGAGGTCAGGCGAGAGAAGAATGTTGCCTGGCACATTGACGGAGGCCATACGCCAGAAAGCATTGAAGCCACGGGGAGATGGTTCTCTTCGCAGCCGTACACCAGGAATGCTCTGGATGGAGGAAATGGCAAGAATCAGGTCTTGATATTTAACCAGCAATCTCGTGACAGTTCTGTTCTAGCGCGTGCCCTCTATAGCATATTGTCCGCAGGAAATTGCTCCTTTACCCATGCCGTGTTCTGCACGAATGTCACATTTAAGGAAGCAGGATATCGGCCGGACCTTGTGAGTATAAATGCAAATGCCACAGAGGTGGAGAAATTGAGCGTGCAAAACAGCCTCGCAAAGACGTGGCGGGAGATGTCGCCAGATACCACCGTGGAAGTGAAAGGCACGATTGAAGAGGCGGTTGAATACGCCCGAAATCTAGCATCTGGCGAAGGCGATGCTATGGTTTCCGTGCTTGTGACGGGCAGTCTACACCTAGTTGGCGGCCTGATTGAGGTATTAGAGACGAAGCCTTTGCCAGAGTGA
- the NMT1_2 gene encoding glycylpeptide N-tetradecanoyltransferase (BUSCO:292336at4751~EggNog:ENOG410PIAT~COG:I~BUSCO:5618at33183) codes for MDGSTGTGDAPRDEPQSPPPPGDSSEKKKGKRKAKGEETPKAPAGARLTDNMAGTLLEMNPALRGELAGMDREKAAEMLRRMDISELLTGLSLNQKNQKDMASYKFWQTQPVIRFDDKGAVEDGPIKQISVEDVPKTPDPLIEGFEWVTLDLDDEKELKEFYELLSDHYVEDGSAMFRFNYSPEFLNWALKAPGWKKDWHVGVRASKSGKLVASICGVPAEISVRGQLIKVSEINFLCIHKKLRSKRLTPVLIKEITRRCNVDGIFQAIYTAGIILPTPVSSCRYYHRALDWLKLYEVGFSALPAGSTKARQITRNHLPSKTATPGLRPMQSKDVDAVHDLLNRYMKRFDLAQTFSREEIEHLFVHKEKPGTEQTVFAYVVEEDETHKITDFVSFYSLESTVIHSEKHNTIRAAYMYYYASETAFAPKEKGLRERLTLLVNDALILAKKEHFDVFNALTLHDNPLFLEQLKFGPGDGQLHYYLFNYRTSSIAGGVNERNFPDEKKRGGVGIVLV; via the exons ATGGACGGCAGCACAGGCACCGGCGATGCGCCCCGCGACGAGCCTCAATCCCCTCCCCCGCCCGGCGACTCCagcgagaagaaaaagggaaagcgAAAGGCAAAGGGCGAGGAAACGCCCAAAGCTCCCGCCGGGGCTAGGCTTACGGATAACATGGCCGGGACCTTGTTAGAGATGAACCCAGCGCTACGGGGAGAATTGGCGGGAATGGATAGAGAGAAAGCTGCGGAGATGTTGCGAAGGATGGACATATCGGAGCTACTCACTGGGCTCTCTTTGAACCAAAAGAACCAGAAGGATATGGCATCGTATAAATTTTGGCAGACGCAACCTGTGATTCGCTTCGATGATAAGGGTGCTGTCGAAGACGGACCGATTAAGCAGATCAGTGTGGAGGATGTACCTAAAACTCCAGACCCCTTGATCGAGGGGTTCGAGTGGGTTACCTTGGACTTGGACGACGAGAAGGAACTAAAGGAATTTTACGAGCTGCTCTCAGATCACTATGTGGAGGATGGAAGCGCGATGTTTCGTTTCAATTACTCCCCGGAATTCTTGAACTG GGCTCTGAAAGCACCCGGATGGAAAAAAGATTGGCATGTCGGCGTTAGAGCATCTAAATCAGGCAAACTGGTCGCCTCTATCTGTGGCGTGCCCGCTGAGATTTCCGTGCGCGGTCAATTGATCAAGGTCTCGGAGATCAACTTCTTATGCATACACAAGAAATTGCGCTCGAAACGATTAACCCCTGTTCTCATCAAAGAGATCACCAGGCGGTGTAACGTCGATGGCATATTCCAAGCTATCTATACCGCCGGAATTATTCTACCGACTCCAGTGAGCTCATGTCGGTATTACCACCGCGCCCTCGACTGGCTAAAACTGTATGAAGTTGGCTTCTCCGCCCTCCCTGCGGGATCCACGAAAGCTAGACAGATTACGAGGAATCACCTACCAAGCAAGACAGCCACACCGGGGTTGCGACCAATGCAGAGCAAAGATGTTGACGCCGTTCATGACCTGTTGAACCGGTATATGAAGCGGTTCGACCTTGCTCAAACGTTCAGCCGGGAGGAGATTGAGCATCTATTCGTCCATAAAGAAAAGCCCGGAACGGAGCAGACCGTCTTTGCGTACGTCGTTGAAGAGGATGAAACACACAAAATCACTGATTTCGTTTCCTTCTATTCTCTTGAATCGACAGTTATCCACAGCGAAAAACATAACACTATCAGGGCGGCATACATGTATTATTACGCTTCGGAGACTGCTTTCGCGCCGAAGGAGAAAGGCCTGCGGGAACGGTTGACATTACTTGTCAATGATGCTTTAATTCTCGCAAAGAAG GAGCACTTTGACGTGTTTAATGCTCTAACCTTGCATGACAACCCGCTCTTCCTTGAGCAGCTCAAATTCGGCCCTGGAGACGGCCAGCTCCACTACTACCTATTCAATTACCGAACATCCTCTATTGCTGGTGGCGTGAATGAAAGGAACTTCCCTGACGAGAAAAAGAGGGGAGGTGTGGGAATTGTCCTTGTTTGA